Within Cydia fagiglandana chromosome 1, ilCydFagi1.1, whole genome shotgun sequence, the genomic segment tgAATTTTCTTtctctttttaacccccttaggggttgaatttccaaaaacgttgcaatcactttttttgtaatcggctattatgcctttgtaagaagtttcaaagcatttttaatggattaaaaatttcaacccctttttaaccctgttaggggatgaattttacaaaacgctgaaattacttttcctgtcttctactaatatccctaaatacaaagactcaagtccaccactcgaaaaaaatgttgatatccatacaaactctcaacccctttttcgccaccttaggggatgaattttcaaaaacgctgaaattagttttcttgtattttaataatatatcttttaacgaagtttcaaattcctagctcaaaagaaaactttaaccccatacaaactttcatcccctttttaaccctataAGGGGATGAATTtaacaaaacgctgaaattacttttattgtcttctaataatatccctcaatacaaagattcaagtcccgcactcgaaaaaaattttgatatccatacatactttcaacccctttttcaccaccttgggcgatgaattttctaaaacgctaaaattcgttttcttgtttttgaatttcatacttttttagAAAGTTTCAAGTGCCtaggttaaaataaaatttgcacccgcagacgaactttcatcccctttttaacccccttaggggttgaatttccaaaaacgttgcaatcacttttttttgtaatcggctattatgcctttgtaagaagtttcaaagcatttgtaatggaataaaaatcaacccctttttaaccctgttaggggatgaattttacaaaacgctgaaattgcttttcctgtcttctaataatatccctaaatacaaaaactcaagtccaccactcgaaaaattttttgatatccatacaaactttcaacccctttttcgccaccttaggggatgaattttcaaaaacgctgaaattagttttcttctattttaataatatatctctttacggagtttcaaattcctagcttaaaagaaaactttaaccccatacaaactttcatcccctttttaacccccttaggggttgaatttctcaaaatcgcttcttatctcttgtacactttataaatgcaatctggtgtgcaaatttcaactttctggcttttgtagtttcggctctgcgttgatgaatcagtcagtcagtcagtcagtcagtcagtcaggacacttgcatttatatatatagaagatTATATATAAGTACTGATTATACCTATCTACCGACGCTGCGGCGAACGATCCAGAATCGACGCAGTGTAAATGCGCCATTttacaatgaaattaaaaattgaatttttagTGAAACATCGTTAGTAACGGATCCAGAATCATCACCGGAGTGTCCCATGTCGGCTTGGAGCGACTGGGACGAATGCGTTGCCAGCTGCGAGGGCGGCAAGCGCAGAGGGCAGCACAAGCGGGAGCGGTACCACTTGGTCAACAACCACCCCGTCGAGTATGGGGACGAAGAGGTAACAAACTTTTTTTAAACCActtcggtggcaaacaagcatacggcccgcctgatggtaagccgtcaccgtagcctatggacgcctgcaactccagaggtgttacatacACGTTGCCGatcttttaaaaacctgtacggAGTGTAAGCTTTAGAAGAACCCCATACAGTTGACCATACATCGGTCGAATATGCAATAGTGATAGGGAGGGAGATAACGAAACTTtcattttcgtttttcgtagtAGCCGTAGGTTTCGAACTCGTGACCTCCGCATTTAAAGTCCCACATCTTactagtattattttattacattgttTATGTTATTTGTTCAGGAATACGAGAAGGTACCGGAAATCTGTAGAGGAATAGAAGAATACAACTTTGAACTGTGCGAAGAAGACTGTGAAGAAACTTCGACAGGTgaataaatttgctttttaatcattaagtataaatatatatatatatatatatctacgtgacgacgttttaaataacacttgcacaataGGGGCTATgaaaatcggtgcaaagttagcatgATCTGATTCTAAGTAAATCAAGGTACATATACCTACTATGCATAGTCTGCCAAGTCAAATTCAGCTGAAAAGGGCAGTGAATCCCTTCACTGGCACTGGcagatattatatttatcgcCTTGTACTTATAATACCTACTAACTTAATTCTATGTTTCAGCGGAGCCCGAAACGCAGCAACGACTCGCTCCAGGAAAAAGTTGGTGGTTCAACTAATTGACCTTAATTTGAGCCAAATTAAAACAATTTCATGTCTACCGACAGAGATTAATTAAACAAGTGTGTGTCACAATGAATGAGTTGTAATTTCACCTATTCTTTATTTCCTCTCGAAAGGGGGCAATTTCTGATCCTGATAGCTGGGCTGAGTTTTCCGATTCACAAACGTAATGTAAAAtggttatttacgatacaagtgcggaaagagGAAATTAGAAACGAGTGGCGATGAATTAAAACATGACCGAGGGGAATGtattaaatcgacacgagttgcgaattacctattcgtacgtgtatcgtacaacgttttacagtgcATATGGTCCttaaaacttttgacatacgcaccaaaagtgctatttcacgcactagtgcgggaaaataggaccatatttatgtactgtaaaagtaCTTTATTATCTCAAATTGCCAAgaatatttaatgttttatgCCCTCTGGGCCTCTGGCAAACCCACTTAGTGAGtaaaaaaggcgtgaaattcaaaATGTATTTGGGAGGACAACACTTCGCGGCTgctattttttaatttgctgccttttctactgacgaaaaTGGCTtgccaaaatatatttttcacctcagcagctagaacaagggtactttgcttcttaaggtgaatcgcattttgctcactgagtgagacaaaattaGCGTGTTTTAACCGTGGTACCACGGCTTTTGTACCACAGGGGACCacgggtaattttttttccccGTAGACCCACTGCACCAAAATGGGACTACGGGTAATTGAAAAGAACTGTATCTTACCCGTGGACCACCTTGTCATATTTGGAAGGTTATATAGGTAGGTTTAATTATTACATTATCTTACATTTAATTATTACAAACGGCGTCGTCATTTTACAAACGTGAAACGTTATGTAAATTGCCGTAAGCAAATTGCAAATTTAGTGTTTCTTCTCCAAAAACATTGTCTTCACAAcgtaactagacggagccccgcttcgcggtctttttgggcatctgaagctacctaacgaacctaacctaatacctactcgtaccttCCAACCTACGCTTAAATTGAAGTGGGTCTATGGGGAAATAAATTATCTGAGGAATGACCCGTGGGCCCACGGAAAGTTTCGTATTCAAAAAGATAACTTAAAACTGGAGCAGTGGGTCTACggggaaaaaaaattacccgtGGTCCCCTGTGGTACAAAAGCCGTGGTACCACGGTTAAAACACGAAAAttagtgagcaaaatgcgattttgctcactgagtgagacaaaatgtcattcaagtgacctttatagtcaaatgtcatttcaacatgcggggtctaatacaagttcgatatacttgggttctattatctctgtccctctaggtatgttctcactgcttagggtgaaaaattttgtgtactacacgagatcaaagttatttacatctcgtgcgcttttgaatcccttactacgctcaagattctaaattagattcactcgctacgctcgtgaatctattatagaatctttcgcttgcacgggactcaaaataagcactcgaagaaatatcaaactttgatctcttgttgtacaaataactatttacacCTAAATTCAACTAGAAAtcaaagagaatataaccactACGTCCTAGAAATGTCGATTGTGCTCTTTGAGGAAGTCCGGTTAGCGCTTTAGTGAAAAAGCTTCAAGCTTCCGGTTGGAAACTTCgtgaaatatataaaaacaatcAATGATTGATCATGCTATGTTGTTGTCGATCAAGTGCCGCGATGTAACGCAAATTGAATACAATTATCGTGAGGTCTGTAGAGCCCCTAAAAAACTATCTAGCAAGGCAAGGCAGTGGCAACACAAAcacactaaaaaaaaaaatctttacgtCATCTCATCTCGGCCTCTTCGTTTCGCTTTTATTCCATCCAAATAATTTTGcgataataaaaagaaaatcatttacgatttctgtatttttatattatgctAGTAAAAAAGCCGCAACCTGCATCTTACTCTAAGTGGATCGGTAAAACTTTGAAAGCTGTATTTATTCTGGAAGCACTTGGAATCGCTGTGTCGTACGGAGTGTATTTTAAGCTGAATACGGAAAGAGGCAAGTTctgttcttttttatttaatttgtacttgtaagcTTTTATTTGAATGTTACAAATCTGGAACTTTATGCTTTGTTCTACTATTATGAGATTATTTAAGTTTGTTTATTGGAGGAGAAATGTATATTCGGGAGTTAATTGTCGACATGTGATCACTACCTTTTTATGTGGGTCATTCATTTAGTATCTTCGTTATCATATTTATATTCTTTATTACTATATCAACTGTCTTGGTCAGTAGTGTTATGTTTATTTGGATTAAGCTTTGCATGTTTATCTTGATTATTTGATCATGGATGAGTCAGAACCGAACATTACCATTTTGGTGTCACTTAACTGGGGTAATTAAtagatttttcaccacaccaactcggaaaggctcactttgcacttcaaaaactgatagcaaagttgcattttattcacatgtgaggcaaagtaatctaatgcaaattttgagtcgatttcttatgtttgcttgtagaattgacttttaaatgacgattttggatgataaatatttaataaaattcatttggattttatttgatattttacatttaatatttgctttggattggtgtggtgaaaaatttagtgtttcactcggggggcaaattttgtttaaccctcgtgctttgaaaccctcgcaacgcttaagattccatttttcgaactttGGAAACTaagattcaattttggaatctttcgcttgctcgggtatcaatattagcacaagcggttaaacaacaactttgcccccttgtaaaacaaataactattcatttattatttttgtatgtcATTTAACACCTTGCTGCAGAAATTAGTATAACtcgtaaatagtaaataaccattagggtgttgcttatttcgtcgaaattgaAATTAGTCAAACAGAACAATTTAAGGGGGTgagacatagaaaatttcaatttcgacgaaataagcaacaccATAATAACCATACTTTGCATGGGGTCTATTGACTCCTTATCACAGTGAAGGTGTTAAGTaggtatcttcttcttcttcctcggtccctcattgctgaggatcgcgaccatgtatgctacgtctccacagtgtgcgatcataagccatatgggtcacgcactgcatAACTGCActgttaagtaggtatattgtatACAATTGTCCTTTACCAATGATGAAAGCCTAGCTTACTAGGTTTATGGTTCCGTAATTCAATGTCTTTAAACATACAATAACAGAAATCAGTATGCTTGTGTCTTTCTGCTTAACCAGCAAAAGTATTCCTTTACACAGATTTTCGTTTGTACATGCACAAGAACTGCAACTGGGTTCTGGAAGGTTATTACCAACTCGGTGAACGGATTGCCGACCACAAGACCCGAGAGCTTGACTACAAGGTGTGGACTAACGAGGGCAAGATCTAGCGGTGAGATGGACATTGCTATTAGGGCCTCCTTCTGGGTGGTTACGTTCGGAGGGCTTGGCTATGCCTTGTACAAAGTGGCCAAACCTAATGAAGAACTGCTGAAGAAggtcattatattattattatggtcTGATTGTGATGTTTTGTTCATGTAGCTTTCAAAATTTGTAGACACACATTCATCATATAATTTACATTAATACTGTTAATTGAATCTAATTATCACTGCATACATTGTGTTTGTCAAAATTAATTTTGCATGGATTCatgtaaagaaaaaaaaatatgattaagtACATATTCAAAATGGACTcctactagtttttttttataacaatgaAATTATCTTTGAACAAAACTGAGTTGATCTGCTTGAAAATTGTTTGGATTTTAGGAAcaacttaatattattttttgcgaatatcatttgatgtttaccagttttgcttttcgatgaaggaacACATTGTGAGAAAACCGGACTATacaccgaccgcttaaatgagtcctcgcctgcgcggtacgggggcgacggggtagggtGACTAAGGGAGGTGGGGAAGGTGTGTGCGCCCCGTACGCCGtacaccttccccgccacccttagttgtcccaccccgtcgcccccgtaccgcgcaggcgaggactcatttaaacggtcggtctataatcccaataaggggctgtccataaattacgtcatcgttttttgaccatttttgacccccctccccccctaaaaTCGTCCAAAAATCATGAGGAAGATGAGATGATGATTTTATGAACAATGTAAACAGTGGTatttttttagtacatatttACAACCAAAATTTTGTTAGTGTTCAATACTAATACATCTACGTACCAAACAGTGTTAGTGGTAACAACTGGGACATTTTTTCGcagttatttacttatttcgtCTCAAATGTTACCACTGGTATGagaacaacttggtggtaactagtgaaAATAACCTCAATTAACTCATTATTACAATTGGACTTGATCTTGGATCATCCTAAATAATAATTGTGTATGTAAATTGTAGTCATAATACAGGGTGGTTttatagtcacctgcaataatttacGGGGTGAATATATAAGTCATACTGAGcaatttttactatgggaccaaccatgaatacatgaaaaaataattggctgtttcatacactttggctggtctgatgttgatattttgtatgggagagtaattttttctcGCGATTTTGGtattggtgccataataaaaattGCTCAGTATGACTGATATATTCACCCCTCTAAGTCCCGTAACGTAAATTTTTGCAGGTGATTAATAAAACCCCATACTTAgtctttaattttttaaatttcctaTTTAAATAACGTGAGTTTTAATGTTGTTGACATGTTAGATTCCGATAGGTTTGTATTAAAAAAGTCCATCTATACTTGTAGCAAATTCTATACCTGTTTTTTTGTTAACAGTATGATCAAGAATCGAAGCACACTGATACAAGAAAATTAGCTAATCAAACCTTAGCTGTATTGAAAGACGCGACAAACCAAGATTCCGAGCTTAATAAGAAAATTGAGGAcctaataaagaaataaaaatgaatgaCAAGAACACAGTGTTAGAGAGACTAAGCAGAAGAGATGCACAAAGACTGGAAAAGCTTCACAAGGCACACAAGGCCAGAGAAGAAGTTGACGCCTGTAACGAAAACGAAGATTATTTCTCTGGAGCATTCAAAATAAAATCAGAGTACATCGAAGACTTGCTCTCCCAAATACCCACATTAGACATTAAAACTCTCCCATCTCACTTTgacaatattaaaaaagaaataaatgaGCTACAAAAATATGTAATCACATCAGCTTTGTTCTTGAAGGAGTTTAACATGCGCAAATATTTAGGAATAGTTCAAAATCTACAAACTAAATGCTATGAGTTAGAAGACAGATATGTACCAAGAAAAAAATTTGGTTTCACTAAAAAGAAGTTGCCTAGATCGGATAATCAGAAGCAGAACTTGGCGGATGAACAGGATGGCGCAGGAAAGACAGACAGCAATAAATGGGACGAAAAACTTTTTGGATTTGATCTAAAGGAAAATGAAATATTGGCATTGCAAAACGATGAACTATTTCAAAGGGATGTGACATTGCGCAATCTGAAAAATTGCACAGTTAGTTTAAAAGGTGTCATGGGCACACTGCACATGAATAACCTGGATAACTGCGTTATTCTTTCGGGTCCCGTAACTTCCTCCGtttttttagaaaaatgtacaaaCTGCAAGATAGTTGTGGCATGCCAGCAGCTGAGAATGCATACCTCAACAAAATGTGATATCTATTTGCATGTGACAAGTAAAGGTATTGTAGAAGACTGCACAGAGATTAGGACAGCACCATATAACTTGAAGTATGATGATTTAGAGAAGCATTTTAATATGTCATTGTTAGACAAGAAGAGCAATAATTGGGACTGTCTTGATGACTTCAACTGGCTCGCTCCTGATATTCCATCCCCTAATTGGTCTATTTTAGATGTTTCTGATCGAGTCAATGATTGGAGTGAATACTGGTCAAAAACTCCTTGAAGACAATTAAAGACAAAAACTggcattacatttaatatttgtacTAATCAGGACTCCATCAAACATTCCGAATGGGTGTTGTATTCAAGCTTCTACTCTAAATAAAATTCtaataatcaataattttatttagggAAGTAATTCGGTGTCTCACCTCATTCTCaattttattgaattaattTATCCCTAAAATACTTGTTAAACCTGTAGTTTGATATGGAATACTTCATAAGATTAatacttaaaatttaaaatccTTGTTTAACTGCTTAGTTAATCTACATTAATAAAGATAGCATTTGTTAGATTGAAAAacaatttatataatataataaagcattttatcacatatttttacaagcttttatttatttaacttctGTTGGTGTGGGTCAAATCTAAGCTACAGACCCACGTCCCGATTTCCGATTATCGCTCAAAAAATGCATAgcgctgagcggctaccgcgaaaaccgaaattcgcaaattgcggggatctttctcttttactccaacaaaggcgtaattagagtgatagagaaaaatccccgcaatttgcgaacttcgattttcgcggttatagccctggctcGCTTGCACATGTCATTCGTCTGCGGTCAGAGGGGctgccgcgaaaaccgaaattcgctaattgcggggatctttctcttttactcctatgaaggcgtaataagagtgacagagaaaaatacccgcaatttgcgaatttcaattttcgcggttatacctcttgagggcctaccgcgaaccacgttcgacgtgttgcctccctgtcacacttacgtacgaatttagaagtgcgacagagaggcaacacgtcgaacgtggttcgcggtaggcccttaggCTAATAAAGCTGTTAACAAACGGACGTACCGACGAACCGCAACCTTGGTCCggtctgagcggctaccgcgaaaaccgaaattcgcaaattgcggggatctttctcttttactccaacgaagacgtaattagagtgacagagaaaaatccccgcaatttgcgaacttcgattttcgcggttatagtccTGAGGCCTATTCGACCGTGAAGAACGTAGCTttaagtaagagcgagaaagagatatgcTGACACCTTGGTCTTtggtatttattctgtgctttggcaggggtgcgaagctcctgacttcggccaaactcggctccgctcggctcagcattgctccgagcaattattagggttggcaccacttgacttccttttgcgtgcacgaccacagataagataatcacttgaattttgacaaccctaattggccgaaagggatagtgccatgtattagaaagggatagcatgattcgaccctgaaccgctgtcaaacttcggttttgtaggaagcttcctttctgtacggtagtactattatttattctgtgctttggtCTGAACCGTCGAATCGTCACATCTGTAAAGCCCTTTTACACTGACAGTGACAAATATGACATTGACATCAATCATATCACCAGTATAAAAATAACATCAACAAAGTAAATAGGCAAGCACAAAAGAACAAGGAATTTATACGGAAGACACGATCAAAGGCTGCTCAAGTATAGTCATAATCTTAAGAAAATACTGAAAGAATACGTGGGATATGCTAACGGTTTAATGCAATAGAACATCGGattatttcatattttcttGTAACCTTCATAACGTAAAAGTAAGTACACTTTACTGTTACCAAGTTTGTTTTGTACATTAAAAATTTATCTTCTCATTTAAACTCGTTGAGTGTCACTAGTAAATTAACTTCCTTATTAGAAAataaaagtgtttttaaaatgtattgtcCTAAATGTTTAATTTGCACGTGACTCATTTTTTATACGGAACTAGAGCGTCACACTACTCTAATTGTATAGTACAAAGCCCCTATTATATCCTTTTTAGATGTCGCGCGTAATAACTTGGACTGTGGGAGTTTTCCTTCTAGCAGTTATTGTCACAACAACTGCGGAGAAAAAACAAGATGAAAAACCTGCGTTTAAATTGACAACTGTTCCTTGGGCGGCTGCTTTGGTTTGCGCTGCTGTACTGGGAGTCATCATCTTTTGTTTCTGTACTAAGATCATTAGTTTAGTTTTGATTGCTATTATTATAGCAATTTGTGGTGGCTTAACTTATCTCTATCTCAAATGATTTTGATAaaacctgagggcctaccgggaactACGATGGATGTGTTGCCtatctgtcgcacttgtaaatttgtttgTAGGTGTGAAGGGGAGGCAACATGTTGAATgtggttcgtggtaggccctctgttcaaATAGTTGCTTAAATGTTAATATATGTCGATCTGCATCTTGGGTAGTGAAATCTAATTTAAATTATGCATGGATCCACATTCTGCCATACTAAGCATTGATTCAGTGGTTGTGTGTAAATAAGGCAGTATAAGGGTTGATTCAAAAGTTTCATAACAGCTGACATAGATTAAGTATGTATTATACTAATCTGTCAATATTTTCTTAAACATGTGTGTCAGCTTATACAAAGCAATATATAGGCTTGCGTTTTGTAAATCAATTGGATTGTGGCCTAATTTTGACCTTAAAGTGTAATATTTAAAGGATAACTTGGATATGCTAAACACAAATTATAACTTGACCTTTTGCATGCCTTGTTCTGTATCCGTCCCAGCTACTTGGACTTTGAATATCATAAGATTTATAATGTTGTTACAACAGTTTTTTTTGCAATGCATTTcggtaaattaattaattactgacTTTAGTTATTTCAAGGTAATGTCATTTTGTATTGAATATTTAATTCGCAATATTTCATTAGTAGACAACTCATGGTGATTAGATATTTTCATGTTTAAGTTAAAGGCTGAGATTTGTACAATTAATTTTTACTATTTCTTTTaccataaacaataattaaacaTAAGTTAACAGTGTCATAAACAGATTCAACAATGTCAATATTTAGCATTTGATTACACAGTTGTAGCTATTTTAAACTTGGTCTTATAATAAGTTGTCTTCTTTGAGGGTATCTAATATCTTATTCCTACATTAAATACTTATGTATATGTCAAAAACCCTGTTAAATgcaaaacataatttttaaaacctCATCTTGTTAAATCATAAGAAAGAAGATCTTTAAAAACTACCCCAATGCACCTGATAAACTAATTAGTTGATTACTTATATTTACATCAATTGTTTATACATAtcaattgttttagtttttggaagctatttatttatgtattagaTGGTATTAGGTAATAAGTTGATAgtgaaaattttgaaaaatttataaccttgaatatttattaatagctaAGTACATAAaatctattaaatattttaatatttgtatttactaatgactgaatcttacataggtaggtattgaaaatcgatatatttattaataaatgctGCATAATT encodes:
- the LOC134665962 gene encoding tubulin-specific chaperone C isoform X1, which encodes MNDKNTVLERLSRRDAQRLEKLHKAHKAREEVDACNENEDYFSGAFKIKSEYIEDLLSQIPTLDIKTLPSHFDNIKKEINELQKYVITSALFLKEFNMRKYLGIVQNLQTKCYELEDRYVPRKKFGFTKKKLPRSDNQKQNLADEQDGAGKTDSNKWDEKLFGFDLKENEILALQNDELFQRDVTLRNLKNCTVSLKGVMGTLHMNNLDNCVILSGPVTSSVFLEKCTNCKIVVACQQLRMHTSTKCDIYLHVTSKGIVEDCTEIRTAPYNLKYDDLEKHFNMSLLDKKSNNWDCLDDFNWLAPDIPSPNWSILDVSDRVNDWSEYWSKTP
- the LOC134665962 gene encoding tubulin-specific chaperone C isoform X2, with protein sequence MDIAIRASFWVVTFGGLGYALYKVAKPNEELLKKYDQESKHTDTRKLANQTLAVLKDATNQDSELKRLSRRDAQRLEKLHKAHKAREEVDACNENEDYFSGAFKIKSEYIEDLLSQIPTLDIKTLPSHFDNIKKEINELQKYVITSALFLKEFNMRKYLGIVQNLQTKCYELEDRYVPRKKFGFTKKKLPRSDNQKQNLADEQDGAGKTDSNKWDEKLFGFDLKENEILALQNDELFQRDVTLRNLKNCTVSLKGVMGTLHMNNLDNCVILSGPVTSSVFLEKCTNCKIVVACQQLRMHTSTKCDIYLHVTSKGIVEDCTEIRTAPYNLKYDDLEKHFNMSLLDKKSNNWDCLDDFNWLAPDIPSPNWSILDVSDRVNDWSEYWSKTP